The following are encoded in a window of Colletotrichum lupini chromosome 3, complete sequence genomic DNA:
- a CDS encoding protein phosphatase 2C, producing MNAPITDWSLRSAPPSRSFISDLSPADPPTSSTFASAPRGALSPGTTKSNASSYRDHRLSDFANYRRDLAVLETSGSRLPSIQHNPPTATPSSSSQIAPWMSPSNGGATASTPQSQLNTTFYNDSSDNLSVASQLSPGFRAPTNRLAPQSSGSQDSPDVAYFGDERRPSLASITTLSSQGSKTSIRRGGLQKLQGFFGEEFPGRDGSESSLHSSSGRDRSRSYSHSRPTRDRNYSNATDHARDREASPSSSRPRTPVPAPEVVPFLYQEADDIARFGEAPVRDILSGPDRERYMNNENPNNPQNPPKTSSSSRSGHSIVHLPGHHHRHNRSIDDGRALRPTVSREDSQASLQVQQNLRERGGSAATVMYGSNRSRAQSPTPSGGYFSSRHGTVDGSTSPSGQQQQQQQPQHHSKRNLLHRLRRNKDKDDGTSRLRDLPGSTRSLATKPSRPEFARPELSPSTFPLAFSGTEPGPDQDPRLAAYNQRNQTFNNRFPFSKSKGRQQRTMEPDEQIGPTDRQPGANNNLGSLGGIHLDTNLSDMDGILTKPQPLTPMDSGVFSSIGDSEKVEQPPPVPAKTDAVLGPNGSWNAPDSWAVRRNTEDTTYQAPDIDDIGSPPRPDEKMAPYCIRIFRSDGTFATLSMALDASVTDVISQLIKKTYATDGLENYHIILKKHDLVRVLAAPERPLLMQKRLLQQIGYEERDRIEDVGREDNSYLCRFMFLSSRESDFHSVINDLGLGRIQKFNHVDLAGRNLITIPISLYSKASEIISLNLSRNLSLDLPRDFIQSCQNLRDIKFNNNEARRLPPSLGKAAKLTYLDVSNNRLEQLDHAELNGLQGILKLNIANNRLKALPPYFGAYRALRNLNISSNFLDKFPLFLCQVETLVELDLSFNSISSLPNEIGRLRNLEKFVMTNNRLSNALPDTFSELQGLRELDIKYNAITSIDIISLLPKLEILSADHNSISQFIGSFDRIRSLKLNSNPITKFEINEPVLTLKMLNLSHCQLASIDETFNMMLNLERLVLDKNYFVSLPPLIGNLSKLEHFSIANNNVAELPPSIGCLTELRVLDVRRNNIRKLPMELWWANKLETLNASSNILENFPKPGSRQPRPSGEEAQTPAAVNKTNPMERIAQSPLEESPDPSRRPSQNSSSTLLSVGPSPVPGGGDRKSSVVSVYGKGGRKTSVVSRSTSAGTVPPLPPSATARKDSSLSSRLYTTFAGSLRNLYLAENKLDDEVFDQITMLNELRVLNLSWNYINDMPQRSIKSWPQMVELYLSGNELTTLPADDLEDASLLQVLHINGNKFTNLPADISRAKKLAVLDCGSNSLKYNISNVPYDWNWNLNPNLRYLNLSGNKRLEIKQTTVGPTVTNRESLADFNRLSNLRVLGLMDVTLTQPTIPDQSEDRRVRTSGSLAGHLPYGMADTLGKNEHLSTIDLVVPRYNSTETETLLGLFDGQALSSGGSKIAKYLHENFGHIFGMELKGLKTHLNETPADALRRAFLSLNKDLVTIAIQHTEERSQKTHRGSATPVVLSKEDLNSGGVATVVYLQNTELYVANVGDAQAMLIQTDGSHKILTRKHDPAEPSERQRIREAGGWVSRNGRLNDLLEVSRAFGYVDLMPAVQAAPYVSNFTIREQDDIILIATREFWEYLDPALVVDFARQERSDLMRASQKLRDLAIAYGATNKIMVMMMSVADLKRRVERSRLHRGQSMSLYPSGVPEDLQQPMRRGKRNKADVLDSSLQRLEAEIPAPTGNVSIAFTDIKNSTTLWEMYPAAMRSAIKLHNEVMRRQLRRIGGYEVKTEGDAFMVSFPTATSALLWCFAVQMSLLDVNWPSEVINSVSCQALYDKDNALIFKGLSVRMGIHFGEAVSEMDPVTRRMDYFGPMVNKASRISSVADGGQITVSSDFISEIQRCLENYQDTDRNGSTGSEDTFDDDQMGSAIRKDLRSLSSQGFEVKEMGEKKLKGLENPEVVYSLYPHALAGRIEHHQQHEQRTEVDKPAILQAGSELAFDTESIWALWRVSLRLEMLCSSLENVSGQGLQPPETELLERMKHRGGEVTERFLLNFMEHQTCVTSLSLRHIAFGSAPLQQLEDMRGPMSDILDQVAKQMAELARYKALYGELNDTEDDGSETE from the exons ATGAATGCACCCATAACTGACTGGTCATTGCGTTCCGCCCCCCCGTCTAGGTCTTTCATCAGTGATTTGAGCCCAGCCGACCCGCCCACCTCTTCCACTTTTGCCTCTGCGCCGCGCGGAGCTTTGTCACCAGGAACAACAAAGTCCAATGCCTCGTCCTATCGCGATCATCGTCTGAGCGACTTCGCCAACTACCGGAGAGACCTGGCCGTCCTAGAGACTTCTGGCAGCCGTCTGCCCTCCATCCAACATAACCCTCCCACCGCCACTCCCTCGTCAAGTTCCCAGATAGCTCCCTGGATGTCGCCATCCAACGGCGGTGCCACCGCATCCACGCCTCAGAGCCAGCTCAACACTACTTTTTACAACGATTCGAGCGATAACCTCTCCGTCGCCTCACAGCTCTCGCCTGGCTTCCGTGCCCCTACAAATCGCCTTGCGCCTCAATCCTCTGGCAGCCAAGATTCGCCAGATGTAGCATACTTCGGAGACGAACGAAGGCCTTCTCTGGCTAGCATAACGACCTTGAGCAGTCAGGGCTCCAAGACGAGCATTCGAAGAGGTGGATTGCAAAAACTACAGGGTTTCTTTGGGGAGGAGTTTCCTGGACGAGACGGCTCCGAGAGCAGCTTGCATTCGAGTTCTGGCAGGGACCGCTCGCGTTCCTACAGCCACAGCCGCCCTACGAGAGATCGCAACTACTCTAACGCGACAGACCATGCGCGGGACAGAGAAGCTTCGCCTTCCTCGTCAAGACCAAGAACCCCAGTACCGGCTCCTGAAGTCGTGCCATTCCTCTACCAAGAGGCTGAT GATATTGCCAGGTTCGGCGAAGCCCCAGTCAGAGACATTTTGAGCGGCCCCGACCGCGAACGTTACATGAACAACGAAAATCCCAACAACCCGCAAAATCCACCAAAGACCTCCTCATCCAGCCGCTCCGGCCATTCAATCGTGCATCTCCCTGGCCACCACCATCGACACAACAGGAGCATTGATGATGGCAGGGCCCTGCGACCGACTGTAAGCAGGGAAGATTCGCAGGCCAGCTTACAAGTTCAACAGAACCTGAGAGAGCGCGGCGGCTCAGCAGCGACAGTCATGTACGGCTCCAATCGATCCCGCGCTCAAAGCCCGACCCCGAGCGGCGGCTACTTCAGTTCGAGACATGGCACCGTCGATGGCTCCACGTCACCCAGCGgccagcagcaacaacagcaacagccGCAGCATCATTCCAAGAGGAACTTATTGCACCGTCTACGGCGGAACAAGGACAAAGATGACGGAACGTCTAGATTACGCGACCTGCCCGGTTCGACTCGGTCACTGGCCACCAAACCATCTCGTCCCGAATTCGCCAGACCCGAGCTGTCGCCCTCAACTTTCCCGCTCGCCTTCTCAGGCACCGAGCCTGGTCCAGATCAGGACCCTCGACTAGCAGCGTACAACCAACGAAACCAGACGTTCAACAACAGATTCCCGTTTTCCAAGAGCAAAGGCCGGCAACAACGGACTATGGAGCCGGATGAGCAGATTGGACCGACGGATAGGCAGCCTGGAGCGAACAATAACCTCGGATCGCTTGGAGGAATTCACTTGGACACCAACCTCAGTGATATGGACGGCATCCTTACGAAGCCCCAACCCTTGACTCCCATGGACAGCGGTGTCTTCTCCAGCATTGGCGATTCCGAAAAAGTCGAACAACCACCCCCAGTGCCCGCGAAGACCGATGCTGTCCTTGGACCCAATGGTTCTTGGAACGCGCCGGACAGCTGGGCTGTGCGTCGTAATACAGAGGACACCACGTACCAGGCGCCAGACATTGACGACATTGGCAGTCCGCCTCGGCCCGACGAGAAGATGGCACCTTACTGCATTCGAATCTTCAGATCCGACGGGACATTTGCGACTTTGTCCATGGCTCTCGATGCGAGCGTTACCGATGTCATATCACAGCTTATCAAGAAGACCTACGCTACGGACGGGCTAGAGAATTACCACATCATTCTTAAGAAGCATGACTTGGTCCGGGTGCTCGCGGCTCCCGAGCGCCCTCTCTTGATGCAGAAGCGACTACTGCAACAAATCGGTTACGAGGAGCGGGACCGAATCGAAGACGTTGGTCGGGAGGACAATAGCTATCTGTGCCGATTCATGTTCCTCTCCTCCAGAGAGAGCGATTTCCACTCCGTCATAAATGATCTCGGACTTGGACGGATACAAAAGTTCAATCATGTCGACCTTGCTGGCCGCAACCTCATCACCATCCCGATTTCGCTCTACTCAAAAGCCTCTGAGATCATATCGCTCAACCTCTCACGTAACCTCTCATTGGATCTCCCTCGCGACTTCATTCAGTCGTGTCAAAACCTGAGAGATATCAAGTTCAACAACAACGAAGCACGAAGATTACCTCCCAGTTTGGGCAAGGCGGCAAAGCTGACGTACCTCGATGTGTCGAACAATCGACTGGAACAGCTGGACCACGCTGAGCTGAACGGTCTGCAGGGCATACTCAAGCTCAACATAGCCAATAACCGCCTCAAGGCACTCCCGCCGTATTTTGGCGCTTACAGGGCTTTGCGGAACCTCAACATCTCGTCCAACTTTTTGGACAAGTTCCCACTGTTCCTTTGCCAGGTGGAGACTCTCGTCGAGCTGGACTTGAGCTTCAACTCGATAAGCAGTCTACCTAACGAGATTGGAAGACTGAGAAACTTGGAAAAGTTTGTCATGACCAACAACAGGCTGTCAAATGCACTACCCGACACTTTCAGCGAGCTGCAGGGCCTTCGGGAGTTGGACATCAAGTACAACGCCATTACGAGCATCGATATCATTTCATTGCTTCCCAAGCTGGAGATTCTCTCTGCAGACCACAACAGTATTTCGCAGTTCATCGGCAGCTTCGACAGGATACGGAGTTTGAAATTGAACTCTAACCCAATCACCAAGTTCGAGATCAACGAGCCAGTTCTCACGTTGAAGATGCTGAATCTGTCTCATTGCCAGCTTGCGAGTATCGACGAGACGTTTAACATGATGTTGAACCTTGAGCGTCTTGTGCTGGACAAGAACTACTTCGTTTCCCTGCCGCCCCTCATCGGCAATCTCAGCAAGCTGGAACACTTCAGCATTGCCAACAACAACGTCGCAGAACTTCCACCTTCAATAGGATGTCTCACAGAGCTGAGGGTGTTGGACGTGCGCAGGAACAACATCAGGAAGTTGCCAATGGAGCTGTGGTGGGCCAACAAGCTCGAGACTCTCAATGCATCTTCCAATATTTTGGAGAACTTCCCCAAGCCGGGCTCCAGACAACCCCGGCCATCAGGCGAAGAAGCACAGACGCCAGCTGCCGTGAACAAGACCAACCCGATGGAGCGCATTGCCCAATCTCCCTTGGAAGAATCACCGGATCCGTCCAGGAGACCGAGCCAGAACTCATCATCAACGTTGCTGAGCGTTGGACCGTCGCCTGTACCAGGCGGTGGTGATAGGAAGAGTTCTGTCGTGTCAGTCTATGGTAAGGGTGGCCGCAAGACGTCAGTGGTGTCTAGGTCCACATCGGCCGGCACCGTGCCACCGCTCCCACCATCTGCGACCGCAAGAAAAGACTCTAGCCTGTCGTCGAGACTCTACACGACTTTTGCCGGGTCTCTGCGCAACCTGTACTTGGCTGAGAACAAGCTTGACGACGAAGTCTTTGACCAGATCACGATGCTTAACGAGCTACGCGTCCTCAACTTGTCGTGGAACTACATTAACGACATGCCACAAAGATCGATCAAGAGTTGGCCCCAGATGGTGGAACTTTATCTTTCTGGTAACGAGTTGACGACATTACCGGCTGATGATCTCGAAGATGCCAGTCTGCTGCAGGTGCTGCATATCAATGGGAACAAGTTCACCAACCTACCGGCCGACATATCCAGGGCTAAGAAGCTTGCGGTCTTGGACTGTGGTAGCAACTCCCTGAAATACAATATCTCAAACGTTCCTTACGATTGGAACTGGAACCTCAACCCCAACCTCAGATACCTGAATCTTTCAGGCAACAAGCGTTTGGAGATCAAACAGACCACTGTTGGTCCGACGGTGACAAACCGAGAATCGCTCGCCGACTTCAACAGGCTTTCGAATCTGAGGGTCTTGGGTCTCATGGATGTCACCCTCACACAGCCCACGATTCCCGATCAGAGTGAGGATCGCCGCGTGCGGACGTCTGGTTCTCTTGCCGGCCATCTTCCCTATGGTATGGCCGACACGCTGGGCAAAAATGAGCACTTGTCCACCATCGATCTCGTGGTGCCTCGATACAACTCCACAGAGACTGAGACTTTACTTGGCTTGTTTGACGGGCAGGCTCTCTCCAGTGGAGGCTCCAAGATTGCAAAGTATCTGCATGAGAACTTTGGCCACATCTTTGGCATGGAGTTGAAGGGCCTCAAGACGCATCTCAATGAGACACCAGCGGATGCCCTGAGGCGGGCTTTCTTGTCTCTCAACAAGGATCTCGTCACCATCGCCATCCAGCACACCGAAGAGCGCTCGCAAAAGACGCATAGAGGCTCTGCAACGCCAGTCGTGTTGAGCAAGGAGGACCTTAACTCTGGTGGTGTTGCCACTGTGGTCTATCTTCAAAACACTGAGCTTTATGTCGCCAATGTGGGCGATGCGCAGGCCATGCTGATTCAGACCGATGGCTCTCACAAGATCCTTACGCGAAAGCACGACCCAGCAGAACCAAGCGAGCGCCAACGGATTCGTGAGGCTGGTGGCTGGGTCTCGCGCAACGGCAGATTGAACGACCTGCTCGAGGTTTCCAGGGCCTTCGGATACGTAGACCTGATGCCAGCGGTGCAAGCCGCTCCCTATGTCAGCAACTTCACGATCCGCGAGCAGGACGACATAATCCTGATTGCCACCAGAGAGTTCTGGGAGTACCTGGATCCCGCTCTGGTGGTTGACTTTGCAAGGCAGGAGCGCAGTGACTTGATGAGAGCATCGCAGAAGCTTCGCGATTTAGCCATTGCCTATGGCGCCACCAACAAGATCATGGTCATGATGATGAGCGTTGCCGACCTTAAGAGGCGGGTTGAACGGTCAAGGCTTCATCGTGGTCAGAGTATGTCTCTGTACCCCTCGGGCGTACCGGAAGATCTTCAGCAGCCCATGCGCAGAGGCAAGAGGAACAAGGCCGACGTTCTCGACTCAAGTCTACAACGTCTTGAGGCTGAGATTCCAGCCCCGACAGGCAACGTCTCCATAGCCTTCACTGATATCAAGAACTCGACTACTCTATGGGAGATGTACCCCGCTGCCATGAGATCTGCAATCAAGCTGCATAACGAGGTTATGCGTCGGCAGCTGCGAAGAATTGGTGGATACGAAGTCAAGACTGAAGGAGATGCTTTCATGGTCTCTTTCCCGACAGCCACATCGGCGCTTCTCTGGTGTTTTGCTGTTCAGATGTCGTTGCTGGATGTCAATTGGCCTTCCGAAGTAATCAACTCCGTTTCCTGCCAGGCACTCTACGACAAGGACAATGCCCTGATTTTCAAGGGTCTTTCTGTACGTATGGGCATTCACTTTGGTGAAGCGGTTAGTGAGATGGACCCTGTCACGAGACGTATGGATTACTTTGGTCCTATGGTCAACAAAGCTTCTCGTATCTCGTCCGTTGCTGACGGTGGACAAATCACCGTTTCCTCTGATTTCATTTCAGAGATTCAGCGCTGTCTGGAGAACTATCAGGACACAGACAGAAACGGATCGACTGGATCCGAAGATACCTTTGACGACGACCAGATGGGTTCGGCAATTCGGAAAGACCTGCGCTCTCTCAGCTCTCAGGGCTTTGAGGTCAAGGAAATGGGTGAGAAGAAGCTCAAAGGCCTCGAGAACCCAGAAGTCGTATACTCCTTGTACCCACATGCACTTGCAGGCCGTATCGAGCATCATCAACAACACGAACAACGGACTGAGGTCGACAAACCCGCCATTCTCCAGGCAGGCAGCGAGTTGGCTTTCGACACGGAATCAATCTGGGCTTTGTGGCGTGTCAGCTTGCGGCTGGAGATGCTGTGCAGCTCTCTAGAAAATGTCTCTGGCCAGGGCTTACAGCCACCCGAAACAGAATTGTTGGAGAGAATGAAACACCGAGGAGGTGAGGTCACGGAACGATTCCTGCTCAACTTCATGGAGCATCAA ACGTGCGTGACGAGTTTGTCGCTTCGTCACATTGCCTTCGGCAGCGCTCCACTGCAACAACTCGAGGACATGCGAGGTCCCATGAGTGACATCCTTGACCAGGTTGCCAAGCAGATGGCCGAGCTAGCACGGTACAAGGCGTTGTACGGCGAGTTGAACGACACTGAAGACGACGGGAGCGAAACGGAATGA
- a CDS encoding Alg9-like mannosyltransferase has translation MKLLDTALLGLIPALITLHLLLAPDTKVEESFNIQATHDVLVYGTPTHDVAARLRATYDHFEFPGAVPRTFVGPVLLAGLGGPLVNLVGFAHAQLVVRGLLGLANAAALVVFARSLRKGMGEGVMRWWVLLLVGQFHVIFYASRTLPNMFAFALTTLASANLLPNQSPQSRLPRLRVALSLLVFAAAIFRSEVALLLATTGLHLLLTRQLTIPQLVRPFLIAFAVALAVSVPLDSYFWQKPLWPELWGFYYNAVLGSSSNWGVSPWHHYFSSALPRLLVNPLTFTLLIPLALAQPGTSRSAAGLVVPPLLFVAIYSLQPHKEARFIFYAVPPLTAAAAQGAHFIFARRAKSALYALASLLLATSVLAALAASTGMLLLSSLNYPGGDALRQLHALVAASPAASSVTTVHTDVLSCMTGVTLFTQNRAGLPKDPHSRALETSLQQQDSSSSSSPSGTDPILAFDKTEDKSILSDPGFWSRFDYVLAEDTASVKGGQWETVGVVQGYAGIEVLKPGSATSSGEGDEETGESKILGRGLVVKRVRDLVRGVTGGWWVGPRMEPRIRIMKRAKDVGGAGARIVSS, from the exons ATGAAGCTCCTAG ATACCGCCCTTCTGGGTCTCATCCCAGCCCTCATCACCCTCCACCTCCTCCTGGCCCCGGACACAAAAGTAGAGGAATCCTTCAACATCCAAGCCACCCACGACGTCCTCGTCTACGGCACGCCAACCCACGACGTCGCCGCCCGCCTGAGGGCCACCTACGACCACTTTGAGTTCCCCGGCGCCGTGCCCCGCACTTTTGTCGGCCCCGTGCTGCTCGCCGGCCTCGGCGGGCCCCTCGTCAACCTCGTCGGCTTCGCCCACGCCCAGCTCGTCGTCCGCGGCTTGCTGGGCCTCGCCAACGCCGCCGCCCTCGTCGTGTTCGCGAGGAGCCTGAGAAAGGGCATGGGCGAGGGCGTCATGCGGTGGTGGGTTCTGTTGCTCGTCGGCCAGTTCCACGTCATCTTTTATGCGTCGAGGACGTTACCCAACATGTTTGCCTTTGCTTTGA CAACCCTCGCATCCGCAAACCTCCTCCCAAATCAATCCCCGCAATCCCGCCTCCCGCGCCTCCGCGTAGCCCTCTCCCTCCTCGTCTTCGCCGCCGCAATCTTCCGCTCCGAAGtcgccctcctcctcgccaCGACGGGCCTCCACCTCCTCCTCACCCGCCAGCTCACGATCCCCCAGCTCGTCCGCCCCTTCCTCATCGCCTTCGCCGTCGCCCTCGCCGTCTCCGTGCCCCTGGACTCGTACTTTTGGCAAAAGCCCCTCTGGCCAGAGCTCTGGGGCTTCTACTACAACGCCGTCCTCGGCTCCTCGTCAAACTGGGGCGTCTCCCCCTGGCACCACTACTTCTCCTCCGCCCTCCCGCGCCTGCTCGTCAACCCTCTGACCTTCACCCTCCTGATCCCGCTCGCCCTCGCGCAGCCCGGCACCTCCCGCTCCGCCGCGGGCCTCGTCGTCCCGCCCCTGCTCTTCGTGGCCATCTACTCCCTCCAGCCGCACAAGGAAGCCCGCTTCATCTTCTACGCCGTCCCGCCCctgaccgccgccgccgcccaggGCGCACACTTCATCTTCGCCCGGCGCGCCAAATCCGCCCTCTACGCGCTCGcctccctcctcctcgccaCCAGCGTCCTCGCCGCCCTCGCCGCCTCGACGGGCATGctcctcctctcctcccTAAACTACCCCGGCGGCGACGCCCTCCGCCAGCTGCACGCCCTCGTCGCCGCGTCCCCCGCCGCCAGCTCCGTCACGACCGTCCACACCGACGTGCTGAGCTGCATGACGGGCGTCACCCTCTTCACCCAGAACCGCGCCGGCCTGCCAAAGGACCCGCACTCCCGCGCCCTCGAGACCTCCCTCCAACAACAAGActcctcctcatcatcatcaccatcAGGCACGGATCCGATCCTCGCATTTGATAAAACAGAAGACAAGTCCATCCTCTCCGACCCGGGCTTCTGGTCTCGCTTCGACTACGTCCTCGCCGAGGACACGGCCTCCGTAAAGGGAGGGCAGTGGGAGACGGTGGGCGTCGTGCAAGGGTACGCCGGCATCGAGGTTCTCAAGCCGGGCTCCGCTACCTCGTCCGGAGAAGGCGACGAAGAGACGGGGGAAAGCAAGATCCTCGGCAGAGGACTCGTTGTCAAACGCGTACGGGATCTCGTACGGGGCGTGACGGGCGGCTGGTGGGTTGGGCCGCGGATGGAGCCGCGGATACGCATCATGAAGCGGGCCAAGGATGTCGGTGGCGCCGGTGCCCGTATCGTGTCTTCATAG
- a CDS encoding ubiquitin carboxyl-terminal hydrolase: MAGFFNKLKSAGNTTSSPTSKDVPSKKVKEEPAPELTPLEKMLQNAGPLREDGTDKFFGLENFGNTCYCNSIVQALFYSESFRDHVVKYPTLSPTDTPNGTRPKVNVTIRPPVAKEPPNTPGAKQKGLSASESMKRRQAITAGMPPPGAPGIRPEDKPDSPEYKKKHAMIKGPILELAQENPSAYGMEECTFTGLKDIFQALIESNTRTGVLSPQRFLEIFKRDNEMFRNSMHQDAHEFYGLVLNDVISNVEANAKRIQERQAENKDGLIQSVENALGATSLINRPVNGVGSPGTGWVHDIFEGVLTSETKCLTCETASQRDETFLDLSIDLEEHSSVTSCLRKFSAEEMLCERNKFHCDHCGGLQEAEKRMKIKRLPKVLALHLKRFKYTEDYSRLQKLFHRVVYPYHLRMFNTTDDAEDPDRLYELYAVVVHIGGNAYHGHYVSVIKTKDRGWVLFDDEMVEPVDKHFVRNFFGDKPGMACAYVLFYQETTFEKVQAEMEAEGLEEVKIASEAANVAHENGQPNGTTPLSKQFTQPVSPIEEREPLPSLAHAQTAPGKVDVPPSEKLHTPVIDTPATPAVPPIPSSLARSNTGAKADKSKEDKKREKKELEAADKARKQAEKEQEKLKDKEHRESMARARTAHAREAEDMCRAIKASMQSAEGDKKKESSSSGSFLNRSSRASKSMSRKSFGFLSKDKDKAESHQSSENGHATPEGVPTQPEKPKELRERFSFNLGRKKSGNLLS; the protein is encoded by the exons ATGGCTGGTTTCTTCAACAAACTGAAGAGCGCGGGCAAT ACCACCTCGAGTCCAACAAGTAAAGATGTCCCGAGCAAAAAGGTCAAGGAGGAGCCAGCACCGGAGCTCACTCCTCTGGAAAAGATGCTGCAAAATGCTGGTCCATTGAGGGAAGACGGGACTGACAAGTTCTTCGGTCTGGAGAAT TTTGGTAATACTTG TTATTGCAACTCGATTGTTCAAGCATTGTTCTATTCAGAATCCTTCCGAGACCACGTCGTCAAGTACCCCACACTATCACCTACCGATACCCCGAACGGAACTCGACCAAAGGTGAATGTGACGATCCGACCGCCAGTCGCGAAAGAGCCCCCGAATACGCCCGGAGCGAAACAGAAAGGCCTGAGTGCATCGGAATCAATGAAGCGCAGGCAGGCCATCACGGCGGGAATGCCACCCCCAGGAGCGCCGGGCATACGACCTGAGGACAAGCCTGATTCGCCAGAGTACAAGAAGAAACATGCCATGATCAAGGGCCCCATCCTCGAGCTGGCACAAGAGAATCCCTCCGCTTACGGCATGGAAGAATGCACCTTCACCGGTCTCAAGGACATCTTTCAGGCCCTTATCGAGAGCAATACTAGGACAGGCGTGTTGAGTCCACAGCGATTCCTGGAAATTTTCAAACGAGACAACGAGATGTTTCGGAACTCAATGCACCAGGATGCTCACGAGTTCTACGGTCTCGTATTGAACGATGTCATCTCCAACGTGGAAGCGAATGCCAAACGAATTCAAGAGCGACAGGCCGAGAACAAAGACGGACTTATCCAGTCAGTGGAGAACGCTCTTGGCGCGACTAGTTTGATAAACCGACCAGTGAATGGCGTGGGATCCCCAGGAACCGGCTGGGTTCATGATATCTTTGAGGGTGTATTGACCTCGGAAACCAAATGTTTGACCTGCGAAACAGCTTCGCAAAGAGATGAGACGTTCCTGGACTTGTCCATCGACCTGGAGGAGCATTCATCAGTCACGTCTTGCCTGCGTAAATTTTCCGCCGAGGAGATGTTGTGTGAGCGCAACAAATTCCACTGCGACCATTGTGGTGGGCTGCAAGAGGCTGAGAAGCGGATGAAGATTAAGCGTTTACCAAAGGTTCTCGCGTTGCACCTGAAACGATTCAAGTATACCGAGGATTACAGTCGACTGCAGAAGCTCTTCCATCGGGTCGTCTACCCGTACCATCTACGCATGTTCAACACCACCGACGACGCTGAAGATCCCGATCGACTCTATGAACTATACGCTGTTGTTGTTCATATTGGCGGAAACGCCTATCACGGCCACTACGTATCAGTGATCAAGACGAAAGATCGGGGTTGGGTCCTGTTCGATGACGAGATGGTGGAACCGGTTGACAAACATTTCGTGCGGAACTTCTTTGGGGATAAGCCTGGCATGGCATGCGCATATGTCCTCTTCTACCAAGAAACCACCTTTGAGAAGGTACAAGCTGAGATGGAGGCCGAGGGTCTGGAAGAGGTCAAAATTGCCAGCGAGGCCGCTAATGTTGCTCATGAAAATGGCCAACCAAACGGTACGACACCACTTTCGAAACAGTTTACGCAGCCAGTCAGTCCCATTGAGGAACGAGAGCCGCTGCCCAGTCTGGCACATGCACAGACAGCCCCAGGCAAGGTGGATGTTCCGCCATCCGAGAAGCTTCATACCCCTGTGATAGATACACCGGCTACTCCTGCTGTCCCCCCTATTCCATCAAGCCTCGCCAGATCAAACACTGGCGCCAAGGCAGACAAGTCCAAAGAAGACAAGAAgcgggagaagaaggagcttGAGGCAGCGGACAAGGCCAGAAAACAAGCTGAGAAAGAGCAGGAAAAGCTCAAAGACAAGGAACACCGAGAGAGTATGGCTAGGGCCAGAACAGCTCATGCACGAGAAGCAGAAGATATGTGCAGAGCAATCAAGGCCAGCATGCAATCGGCTGAAGGagacaagaagaaggagtCGTCAAGCTCAGGCAGTTTCCTCAACCGATCCAGCCGGGCAAGCAAATCAATGAGCAGGAAGAGTTTCGGATTCCTCAGCAAAGATAAGGACAAGGCTGAATCACATCAGTCATCTGAGAATGGGCATGCTACTCCAGAGGGGGTGCCGACTCAACCTGAGAAGCCCAAAGAACTGAGGGAGAGATTCAGTTTCAACCTCGGCCGGAAGAAGAGCGGTAATCTTCTGTCATGA